TAAAGTGCGCAAATAATTAGCAAGTTTTACGTCTGTAGCTATCGATCACACAAAGTTAAAAGAAAAATACGCTCGTAATAACATAAAAATTGGGGGTTCCCTGGTTGTGCACCAGCGAATTGCGACCTTGGTAGGTGGTAAGCACGAACGCGCGCGGAAACGCACACACCAGCACATGCGCTcagacacacgcacgcgcacaaagacgccggcacacacacacatacgcacacatacagacgcacacacacactcgtaCAGTAAATAAACTAcctgggcccatattcacaaaaagatCTTGCACTAGAACTATTCGTAAGGAAAATTTGAGCTAATCTTGATGCTGGGCACATTATTAGCGACGGCGGGCGGCCAGTGGCGAAGAGCACATACGAacaagaagctttgtgaattgggTCCTGATTAACAGACGGCGACATAGGATGAGAGAGAAAAAATACGAGAAGCAACATGGGAAGGGTGACCCGAAGCAACACCTATTGCCTTCTTTTTACTGGGTGAAGGGATGAAAGAGGTGAGAATATCTATGGGACTGACTGAACTGCGATGTAAGTCTGACATGATCAGCGGACGATATTTATACTCTGAAGCAGAAACCCCAGCTGCATCCCTAAAAGGCGAGTTTGTAAGGTGACTCTTAGTCCTAAAAGCGCTCTTCAGGCTACGTTAAAAACAGCGTTCAGGGGATGTCGCTGCACGGCTTCTTTCTATCAGAGAACGCACGAGCACAGAAACAAAAGAAGCCGCACTGGCTATATGATAGTTAACAAGTACGCCTATCTGCACACCTGACATGCACGATGGCGCAACCTAGTGAAAGGATATCAACGGTCAAGGTTGGCGGGGCGCGAGTAGTTTTCTTGGTTCTACCAACCCGCTGGCCCTAAAGCAGAAATGGGGGATGGTGTAAATGGCTTACACGAACCAATTCCTCAGTACAATGATGCGTGTTTTCCATTATTCTAATTTCTCGTCGGTGGCTTCTGTATCCCCGATTTCCAATATCCTCACCAAGTCAGGATTGCAATTTACGTCGTCGCTGACGCACTGTTGAACCAGGGTTGTAGATATGAAGCAGATGGGCCTTCACAAGCGCTGGGGTCATGGAGAGATCTTGCAAAATGTAAGGCACACCTTCCTCCTCCTGACACATTCTTCTCACGCCCCCTGCACTCGTGGTGCTTTTTCTTTACCACTGTTTACAAGTGGTCACGTGTATCTGGACTTCTTTCTAACGCAATAACATTTCAAGGTTAAACCATGGGAAGCAACCAGTGATGAAACGGCACAAAGCCCAAGAATACTGAAAGAGTGTTGTCCATTTGATCTGTTTTTGAATCGTGCACGCGTATATATGTATACGTTGAATTAATGAAAAGGAAAAGCAACCAAGAACCTAGGCAACAATAGGAAAACAAAAATCAAAACTTACAGTGTGTGCCACATCACTCTTCTACACGTTGTGTTGGATTTGTTGTATTTTATGTTTCGTTGTGTTTTTTTCACTGATAGTTGGCTTATTTTACATTTGCAGCCATTCAGCGTCTGTATGTGTGAGCAATTGAAACACACAAAGTTCTAAGACAATGCTGTATCTTCGTTTCTTTCAGTGTTCTAgtacttatacccctgtcaagcgggcaagttaagtgcacttacggagagtatcactcggtttaagtgcactttgccaaatctaaacgtcacaagtggagtgtcactcgctgcagagtgtactccggtcgaagtgtgttcacggaacgcactttgctggccgagtgcgtatcgtcgtcgccagcggtttcaatggtaaaAAATTTAATGCATAAATAAAGGACACCGAAGTtaattttagtggttgaacagctcttgcgcacaaataatagcctaaaacgcgttcatattctgttcgagcaggatGAAATGCCGCCTTGTCGCACGCCGCTAtatcgttctggattggctaggcatttttcttggccagcattgacttgccacacacttataaaaaaatgttttcgttTTTTGTGGAAAAAACCTAGATTAAgtttttttatttaataatacAAGCTAAGACAATCACtctttagaagtacttttctttgTAATCTACATCTTCACAAAACGCTGTCGCAGTTTGTCGccatttttttactgcgagtgcgctctcttttcccgtttagaaccgcgtagcctaaagtgtcactcaaggtcccgaagtgcactccccgtaagtgcgcttaacttgcccgcttgacaggggtattagtgtCCCTTCTGCTCTAATTGCTATAGAATCGCTATCACAACTCGCACAAATCAATGCCGTGTTCGCAGGCAAGTTCTCCGCCAACTTAAAGTCAAAATAACTAACGGTACTGGCGGACAGTGTATTTTTGGGCTGTTTTAGCTTAGCGCACAAAATCATCTGGTGTTGTCCTTACTTCGTTATTCTTGTGGCTAATGCCTACTTTTATTCTAATATGAAATAGTTCAATTGCAGTGATACTTTACACCTTCGAAAACCCAAGCTCGTACAAAACGTTTGACCATAAGAAACTGCAAAAAGGCATCAGTGTTCTGCAGTTGAGCATGCATAAAAGATTTCATGAAATAAATTCCAGTTCGGGGCTGGGGTGTTTGCATTCGCGTAGGACGGCGTCTTCTCACAGGTACCACTATAATTACCAAAGCCCGTCTTCTAAGAATCCTCCTTGGTCCTTTCTACAATTTCTGTGTTTGTTATTCTCAAACTATTGAATGTTAGCAAACAGAGAAATTCCTATATGGAGAGTGCTGCAAGCAATGAGGTGTAATGATAATTTTTCCGGAACGTCAAACAGTGCTGGACAGACTGCTATACACAAAACGCTTCACACAACATCGTTTCCCACCGTGCGCGACATCTGCATACTTTTGCTCTTTTTTGTCATTCCCCAAGCTTTCTTGAGGCGCAGTACATTCAAAGCAGATTTCCATATCTAATGGAGCTGAAGACGGAGCACGCATTCTTCGCTTACGAGATGGACAAGCATGCACAATTCCATCGCCTTAATTTTCATCAGATGGTTTGAATCAGTgcataagaaaagaaagaaactacCGTGTTGCGTTAACTTCGTAGGTTTGTGATTCGGTGTTAAAGAAGTAATGAGATTAAGGGTTCAAAGAGTAGGGTGTATATTTTTTGACGTACGCTGTGATACCGGCTGGATAGGACTTGTTCAACAATTTAGACACTGTTTCATCTTGCCCTTGGTTATGTGGAAAGTAAAGAAGACTACGGACAGCATTTTTCTTAACGTTGTTTTTAGCTAAGTCTTATCTGCCTCTGCCATTCACCCAGCGCAACCACCGTATCAGCAGCGCTGGAATTGTAAGTGTAGAAATGAATACTCGAGACGCCAATTGCACCATTACATTTTTCTTTACTATACATTGTGAAACAGGCACATTTCACAGGCCAACTTCACTGGAATAGATGATGTTAAATATGTTGGATGATCGTGAAGAGGTTGAACTGTGGAAGAATGAGATTGATGAAAGAAAATGACGGCGGATTTTGGCCCTTAGTTATCATGTGTGTTTGTTTTCATGACCACAGCCGCCAAGACGTAGCTAATGTGCTACAACTTCGTTATTGTTTTACCCGCAATATATCTTTAGGACACGGCATTCAGTTACCTGGTTTGGAGCTAAATCTTAATTCTGAATAGCTGGAACGGGTAGACTTGAGCGTATGTGCTTACATTTCTGTACGTATCTAAATGAGTCATCAAGATGATTCGCACAAGACTCAGACATTTCATCCATTTGATGCATTTTCTTATGTGCTACCGAGTGATGCGATGTGCAGATTAGTCAAAATGACCATGAATTTATGAAAGTGGGTGTGATTGTGAACCAGCGAGTTTTGGTGTGCCATATTACCTGAAGGTGCCAGTAGTCTCTCGCCCAAACGATTTTCATAATGAAGAAGGCGTGCGAGTGCTTGTCTTGTAAAATTTTACGTCGCATTACGACGCAACGCGCCGGTCGACTACTGTCGTCCTATGCTTTTTGTGGACGGCGTGCCTCAACGCCCAGCACAATATCGCGCTCCGGAAACACGTTGATGAGAGGAACCTTCACTTTCATAGTAATTTCTGTTTCGCCGCAGACGCTGAATTTGTACTTTCTGATGAGCTTCGACAATACAGCCTTTAGTTCAAGCTGAGCGAGACGCTTTCCGATGCATTCACGAGGCCCGAAGCCGAACACAACGCCGGATGCAGCGAGGCGTTCCCCTTCGAGCTTCTCGCTGAACCGGTCTGGGTCGAAGTCGTAAGGGTCAGCCCACAGATCGGGATCGTGTAGAACATTCCACGTCGGCAAGATGACGTGAGAGCCTTTCGGGATGATATAGCCACTTGCCAGCGGAGTGTCCTTGGCGCACACACGTGACGTTACCAGCACCAAAGGTGGGTAGAGACGCAGACATTCTCTGATGACCGCGTCGAGCCGCTTCAGAGCCTGCAGATCCTCGTAGCTAAGAACGTCTTTATCGGGAAAGGCGGACATGAGCTCGTCGTGGAGCCGACGTTGTTCTTCGGGGTGCCTGGCCAACTCGTAGAGCGCAAACGCTAACGTGCTTGCCGTGGTCTCGTAACCAGCAACGAGAAAGACGAAGCAGTTGGACACAATATGCGTATCCTTGATGAAGCTGGTCTTTAACCTGATAGCGCTGGAGGCGGACGTAACTGTTCCATTTTGCACGCCGTTCGTGCTAGAGGCGTTCTTCTGAGCCTCAACCATTAGTTGAACAATATCCGCAGCGGCAGACGTTCCGCTCTTGCGCAGCTTGAGGACTTGATGCAGATTATCTTGCATTTGCGTGAACAGCCTCCCGTAGCTGAGTAGCGGAAATATGTATGACATAACAGTTCCGAGTGATGGCACCAGTATGCACACGTCATTGATCAGGTTCCCTGAATTCCACAGTATCTTCTTGATCGTGCTGATGACGGGATCATCCGGATTTTTCTGGCAGCCCGACTGTAGAAAAAACGAGAAAAGAAACTTAGAGGGTTACGAAATAAAGCAATATTAAGACAAGCTCATATTATATAAATTGCGTGCATTGAAATTCAACCGAGTTCGTTTTCTGGCATGATTTAAAAATCACGTATAAAATTGGAACTGAATGCTGCACTTTTCGTCCTTAGCTTAAATCGCCCCTAAAAGCAGTGCATGTGCATAAATCTGCGTCACTCTTCCCGCCTTCCTCCTTTGCGAGTGTGAGAAGACGCCGCCACACCAAGCCACCATCTTTCTCGTATCAccctcgcaagcgttcgctcgcacCTTCAGCCTATGGCGCgaggccgcgatgttatcgcacttggactttatacggaacatcacggcgacgccaaaggcggaaatttgcctggagtgtccatttaatcgcaataaaaaaaggttaACCATCACCAGTGCCGTAAACAGGAAACAATAAATAATGCTTGAAGGctccattttcttttattttaaaatAATTGTAATTTAGTTTTGGCGACAAATGGTTGAGCTTCCTTTACAGTATCCTGGCAGGTGAGTAAATAATCAACTCCACATGTTGAAAATAAAGGTGATACCCCTCCTAACTTATCCGCGTTAATAAAATTTCGTTTAAAAAAGTTTCGTTTCGGTGAACAAAAAATACATAATTATTATTTCAGAACCGTAACCTATGAAATGCTCTCGAGGAAAGTATTTCATTTCACGTTCCTTAAATTTGAAGACGTGTTTCAGGTACTTTGGTAGCTGACGCGTCGCATGAAGTGTTTTATGACACGTGAAGTTTACGCGTTCAAGCTAGAAGTGCTTCGGCGCATGAATTAAGCGTTCTTGACGTGTATATACACTAATGCGATGTCCTCAATGTTCGCGTATTAATAACTCCTCTTCTTGACTTTCGCCAAGCTAGCATACATAGCTGTTACTTTCAAAATACTAGCATTTTTTAAATAAGCTGCAAAGCATAATTTAACAAACGGAATGTTTTTTTCATGCATCATTAAATATAAAGCTCGAATAATCACCAAAAACGAAAGCTTTCGTCTTGCGTACAGCTGTGATGTGCATGCTGCAAATGCTTACTTTTGAAAAACGAAAAAATAACAATAACATTTATCAATTTACGCCAATATATAAAGTAGTTTTTCTACCAGAAACGTCCAGACCGTGCGCGTGAGTAAAACATTATTTCGATAAGCTCATATAGCTTCACAAATTTTGGGCAAAGCATACCGCAAACGCGAAGTAAAAATGACGTGTGGGACACAGCGAGACATCTGACAGCGTACCGCTCAGCGCGTCCATAAAGTATATAGCTTTAAAAAACAATATGCTTAAGGCAGCTGAGACATCATTCGATAAGGGCAAAATACAGCTATGGGAGACTAAGCGCAACCTAACTGAATACAGTCCAGCAAGTGTTATGCACAACACCTCCGTGGACCATTTGGGGATACCTTCCCATATTTCCCAGCTCGAGAGTCCACGGCTACAATCAAACACCTGATTGCGGACATGCCCTGGTCAAAATCAGATACAACGGCGCTACCTGCAGTGGGCCTTCATCCCAAGAAACCACCAGACTGTGATTCTTGGTTCTCTGGCAccaaccatcgagcactattgatGTTCCTCGCGAAAACCGGCCTACATTTGTAGATTTAttagtttatgccgttgggcgaactttcgaaaaAGGTTGCTATGTACATAATCAACTCAAGGTTTTAGAAGCCCAGTGTGCATTACATCACTGCATCACACTTTATAAACTAAGCACAGTGGGACTCCGAACCGAGAGTTGAAGCTGCCAGCGGTTCGAATAATTTGGGCTTCGTACCTGCCATCCGAGGGAGCACTTGGTGATGACGTCCATAGAGACACCTTGGCAGAGCTTGGAGAGATTTACGTCAGCGCATCCGTTCGCCGACACTTGGTGGCTAACAATTTCCACCAAGGTGTCTGAACAATGGTGGATGATGTCTAGCATTAACTTCATCTTAACTGACGTGAAACTAGGATTTAGTAGGTTTCGGACTGTCTTCCATTCGTCCCCTGCGAAGCAAAGATAAAATGACCAGGAATAAAAAAATCAATTCCACATACGCATTTTATCATGGGATGTCCCAAGTATTAGAAAAGAATGTCCGCTTAGCTTCACTTAAATATAGGAGCTCAAGGTCTTAATCATGAAAAATGCAATAATGTAACGTGGTCGACGACAGTTGTAGTGCGTCGTCGAACACATGCTCGTAACCACGGCCTGTGAAAAGACATCACTGCTGCAGTTGATGCGGCACATTTCAATAAGATAGCCAATGTCGGCCCTTATCGACGAGTGCGAAAAATAGATAAATGCatgtgaccatttatttcacgtAATTATGTACTTCGGTAGCCGCGTTTAGATGAATGCGACAAGTGGCGCATCGCATCTAATCGCATTTCTAGAGCGTGGCATCATTGTATACGGCGGTAATGCGCTATGAAGGCGAGTCGCACCAATGCACCAGGAGAGGGTAGATCGAGATGGGTAAGTCACCTCATGCGGTGCATGTAAGAGCTGGCGTTTACATAGAGAGGAAAAATGAAGCGGCTGCCTGCGTGTGCTCTCTTCCTCTCGCGGGCGAAACACGCTCGCCGGTAACAGGTTCTGGCGTTTTTAGGACCTATAAGCTCTATCACACAATATTACTGTTATGCAAAAGAAATGCTAtacgctactgtcgcattcttGTAAACGCGGATGATGATTCCCTTTGGTCAACGTTGTTCCCACAGCATTTTGGTCGGCATAAGCAGTGGCATTTAGCACAGCAGCAGATGCTTACGTCTACATTGCTCGTTGCAGCAGCATTGCTGTATTGAAGTGTGCCTTTTGCTGTGATCTTTATGAGTTTGTTTCtttcagcatgactcagcaacatTGGATACAGGAGCACTGAAAATTAAACGTCAGAAAGCTAAACTAAATATTAGGAGGCAAATATTTAGgaaaatatatacaaaaatggTAATCAAGCTGTTGCTGGAATGGTTCGCGTAtggataaaaataaaatatagactTCTGAAACGAAGTCATGATCGTTAAATTCAACTCTGTTTGCTAATAAAGAAGGTTTATTCGAGAAGAAATATGTGATAATGTTAAGCTTGCACACCGATGCCATACGTGTTTCCCGCGGCCTTACTACCATAAATTTACTTTCTCTGAGTAATGAGCACTGGTAGACGGATACTAAAGAGTCCACGTGCTTCAAATGCAATTTCTTCGGGATAATTTTATTCTTAACTTGCACTGCAGCGTAGCAGCATATTAAGCCTCCCAAAAAATTGTAAACAGATGCAATATATATGAATACTCTAATTAAGGTTTCGTTCTACATTTCAGTTAAATACACGTACATGAGCCAATGTGGCGCTATCTCATAACGATGCCGCTGCAAAAGAGTAATGTAACGACTGTGGCCCATGAACGCCAACAAGAACGCTTGTCACCTGTCATGGTGGCGTAGCGGCTTTGGTGTTGCACTTATAATCCCGAGGtagcggtatcaaatcccggccgcgactgccgcatttcaatggggacgaaatgcaaaagcgcccgtgtaacGTTCAATGGGCGCACGTTacagaacaccaggtggtcaaaattattacggagtcccgcactacgacGTAGTGCGGGACTCCACGATATAGTCGGAATAAAGTGCGGGAAACCACGATatagtcatatcgtggtttcggtaCGTAAAATCCCAAAATTTAATTTAAAGAAAGCTTGTTATAGCTCCATGGGTTTC
The DNA window shown above is from Dermacentor silvarum isolate Dsil-2018 chromosome 1, BIME_Dsil_1.4, whole genome shotgun sequence and carries:
- the LOC119445741 gene encoding cytochrome P450 3A4 encodes the protein MSMPPLEVTLFAAVFLFAAFTLWATRRRHKQGRLRRYGIPGPEPSLFFGNYMELKKDRIKVMEQWAQKYGKVYGFYEGEVAKVVIGDVNIAKEIFVKRAHEFTDRPPMVTDIECILNSLIGLKDSWSFYLCFAGDEWKTVRNLLNPSFTSVKMKLMLDIIHHCSDTLVEIVSHQVSANGCADVNLSKLCQGVSMDVITKCSLGWQSGCQKNPDDPVISTIKKILWNSGNLINDVCILVPSLGTVMSYIFPLLSYGRLFTQMQDNLHQVLKLRKSGTSAAADIVQLMVEAQKNASSTNGVQNGTVTSASSAIRLKTSFIKDTHIVSNCFVFLVAGYETTASTLAFALYELARHPEEQRRLHDELMSAFPDKDVLSYEDLQALKRLDAVIRECLRLYPPLVLVTSRVCAKDTPLASGYIIPKGSHVILPTWNVLHDPDLWADPYDFDPDRFSEKLEGERLAASGVVFGFGPRECIGKRLAQLELKAVLSKLIRKYKFSVCGETEITMKVKVPLINVFPERDIVLGVEARRPQKA